One Saccharomyces kudriavzevii IFO 1802 strain IFO1802 genome assembly, chromosome: 4 genomic region harbors:
- the FMP45 gene encoding Fmp45p (similar to Saccharomyces cerevisiae FMP45 (YDL222C) and YNL194C; ancestral locus Anc_2.55) — MIFKRFVNLLVFLFLLGAGLLTFFLILSGGRESGTLDGFYWLQADTSGFNSAPATTRWYNYNWCGYEDGQLANCSSRAPAKPFSPRDNFGDSSNLPSSFRNNRDAYYYLSRVGWAMLLIALFFIVLALVPAFLATFLPFKSVPVLYCVLSWLAFFFIILAACLYTGCYVKARKAFHNGGRSAKLGAKNFAFIWTSVFLMLINAVWSTVFSATHKGRSSYSDHDMYAQYESPSVDTGAQMEKSTYNSGTTDGVGPGPVAAAPVIGQPQPATQAGDGKFFQKLKTRKHAPSSEMEPAGDGGLAGPVTVRE, encoded by the coding sequence ATGATTTTTAAAAGGTTCGTTAATTTGCTCGTGTTTTTATTCCTACTTGGTGCTGGCTTGTTGacgttttttcttattctgTCCGGAGGCAGAGAATCCGGGACGCTGGATGGTTTCTACTGGTTACAGGCCGATACAAGCGGCTTCAACAGCGCTCCCGCCACCACAAGATGGTACAATTACAACTGGTGCGGCTATGAAGATGGGCAGCTGGCCAATTGCTCCAGTCGGGCCCCCGCCAAGCCTTTCTCCCCAAGAGACAACTTTGGAGACTCATCCAACTTGCCCTCGTCGTTCAGAAATAACCGGGACGCCTACTACTATCTGTCCAGGGTCGGATGGGCCATGCTGCTGATCGCGCTATTCTTTATCGTCTTGGCGCTCGTGCCCGCTTTTCTGGCTACGTTTCTTCCCTTCAAATCAGTGCCAGTCTTGTACTGCGTGCTGTCCTGGTTGGcgttcttcttcatcatcttggCTGCGTGCTTGTACACTGGCTGCTATGTGAAGGCTAGAAAGGCCTTCCACAACGGCGGGAGGTCTGCAAAGTTGGGTGCCAAGAACTTCGCGTTCATCTGGACTTCGGTCTTCTTGATGCTCATAAACGCCGTCTGGTCGACCGTATTTAGCGCTACCCACAAGGGCCGCTCCTCTTACTCGGACCACGACATGTACGCCCAGTACGAAAGCCCTTCTGTTGATACCGGTGCGCAAATGGAGAAGTCTACTTACAACAGCGGAACCACGGACGGAGTGGGCCCCGGTCCCGTCGCCGCGGCCCCCGTGATCGGACAGCCCCAGCCTGCCACACAAGCTGGTGACGGCaagtttttccaaaaattgaaaactagGAAACATGCACCCTCTTCTGAGATGGAACCAGCTGGGGACGGTGGTCTTGCTGGGCCTGTGACTGTCCGCGAATAG
- the CDC13 gene encoding telomere-binding protein CDC13 (similar to Saccharomyces cerevisiae CDC13 (YDL220C); ancestral locus Anc_2.56) → MDTLEEPESSPHRARVFVTSTKEFERYPSKAIVPVQFVALLTSIHLTETKCLLSFSNFMGGEDPVENRYIIKLKFKDRSSERLARMTISLLCQYFDIEFPDLDSRSALVLEDIHLERLCFSSCKALYVSKHGNYTLFLEDIKPLDRMSVINIISTDSKLSGSNGSLSGPSLKPHLKESLTDIFNNLIKINKDEKNCFKFVKLIDYDMELKKFIQERQELLLQESKPKPVDPFFVPNRMGVPYLESQNEFNSQLMTLNAAESIANTASRREDLNDTADPIEDSDASTASSTSPFLSSRSYIQTQTPERKARVPDNWVDRDFEGKKKRKLSFTTGGTPVDYERLSLAGVGTVERFQGKFVGMYPPEFSSISEFKRCTLKLYFTSFLPSSKTPDSVLIPGTNCIEIIIPTTERIRELFGTLNCQSSKISNILLLNKPHPISVEIEKIMWENDETIRPGLAVWNLKNINTDTQVKAPAPLSPLVNPLRTKIRELANKDPTIEFRELQLNTFEAKYVTMFGMLVSCSFDKPAFISFVFTDFTKNDIVQNYLYDRYLVDYEAKLELNEGFKAIMYKNQFEGFDSGIEKIFAKRLSSLRNGRDENVSQYGIVCKMNVKVKIYNGKLNAILRDCVPVPRSQADRIASPSQCEHLASFYQRAFDRIGESAISRYFEDYRTFFPIQRNDSHLAGLKPAVANHRQEREPAELQTAPALNEYIPDLNADVSSFDVEFTDVFQLLNSLAHRRTRPQQTRKSNTLYSCEGRIIAIEYHPSDICFHITDGRDPHRALQLHITSSKNFAYFFNGSNTYLQGHHLEKTHNQLARFLGHPFKFNITSSFKSLPGTAMALQIWYPIECTFRELQQQLAHLMAAATSNSGSLVYGITATANPPQLLAALDGVTVKREEDNDDDAEAVPAS, encoded by the coding sequence ATGGATACATTAGAAGAACCTGAAAGTTCTCCGCATAGAGCACGCGTTTTTGTAACGTCGACTAAAGAGTTTGAAAGGTATCCCAGCAAGGCAATCGTCCCTGTCCAGTTCGTGGCACTCTTAACCTCCATACATTTGACTGAAACAAAATGTTTGCTAAGCTTTTCTAATTTCATGGGCGGGGAAGATCCAGTGGAGAACCGCTATATAATTAAACTGAAGTTCAAAGATAGAAGTTCAGAAAGGCTGGCACGGATGACGATATCCTTACTTTGTCAATATTTTGATATCGAATTTCCAGATTTGGATTCACGCTCAGCATTGGTACTGGAAGACATTCACCTAGAAAGACTATGCTTTTCAAGTTGCAAAGCCCTATATGTGTCAAAACACGGGAACTACACGCTATTTTTAGAAGATATCAAACCGCTGGATAGAATGAGTGTAATAAACATTATATCCACGGACTCTAAACTTAGCGGAAGCAATGGCTCACTATCGGGACCTAGTCTGAAACCGCATTTGAAGGAATCGCTCACAgatattttcaacaatttaatcaaaataaataaggATGAGAAAAACTGCTTCAAGTTTGTGAAGTTGATCGACTATGACatggaattgaaaaaattcattcaagAGCGACAAGAACTTTTATTGCAGGAATCGAAGCCCAAACCAGTTGATCCCTTTTTTGTTCCGAACAGAATGGGCGTGCCTTACCTCGAATCGCAGAATGAGTTTAACTCCCAGCTTATGACGCTCAACGCAGCTGAATCAATTGCAAACACAGCTAGCAGAAGAGAAGACCTCAATGACACCGCGGACCCCATTGAGGACTCCGATGCCTCAACAGCCTCTTCCACTAGTCCGTTTTTGAGCTCAAGATCGTATATCCAGACGCAGACACCCGAAAGGAAGGCGAGAGTGCCAGACAATTGGGTCGATCGTGATTTCGAggggaaaaagaaaaggaagctTTCCTTCACGACCGGTGGCACACCTGTTGATTATGAGCGGCTTTCGTTAGCCGGTGTGGGCACGGTTGAAAGATTTCAGGGCAAGTTTGTCGGGATGTACCCGCCTGAGTTCAGCAGTATAAGTGAGTTCAAACGCTGCACGCTGAAACTATATTTTACATCATTTTTACCATCCTCCAAGACCCCTGATAGCGTGCTGATACCGGGCACCAACTGCATCGAGATCATCATCCCCACAACAGAACGGATCCGTGAGCTGTTCGGCACCTTAAACTGTCAAAGCAGCAAGATATCGAATATTCTGCTATTGAACAAGCCGCATCCCATTTCCGTGgagattgaaaagattatGTGGGAAAATGACGAGACCATTAGACCCGGGTTGGCCGTTTGgaacttgaaaaacatcaatACGGACACGCAGGTGAAGGCACCTGCGCCATTATCGCCACTGGTCAACCCGCTTCGCACGAAGATACGTGAACTGGCAAACAAAGACCCCACCATCGAGTTTCGTGAGCTGCAGCTAAACACCTTCGAAGCAAAATACGTGACGATGTTTGGCATGCTGGTGTCCTGCTCGTTTGACAAACCGGCGTTCATTTCCTTTGTCTTCACCGactttaccaaaaatgaCATCGTCCAAAACTACCTCTACGACAGATACCTAGTGGATTACGAGGCCAAGTTGGAGCTCAATGAAGGCTTCAAGGCTATCATGTACAAGAACCAATTCGAGGGCTTCGATTCGGGCATCGAGAAAATATTCGCTAAGCGGCTAAGCAGCTTGCGGAACGGCCGCGACGAAAACGTTTCGCAATACGGGATAGTGTGCAAGATGAACGTAAAAGTGAAAATCTACAATGGCAAACTGAATGCCATCCTGCGTGACTGCGTGCCGGTCCCACGCTCCCAGGCAGACAGAATCGCTTCACCGTCGCAATGCGAGCATTTGGCCTCGTTTTACCAGCGGGCGTTCGATAGAATTGGCGAATCGGCAATTTCACGCTACTTCGAAGACTACAGAACGTTTTTCCCCATTCAGAGAAACGACTCTCACCTCGCGGGATTAAAGCCCGCTGTAGCAAACCACAGACAAGAACGCGAGCCAGCAGAGCTACAGACCGCGCCAGCCCTCAACGAATACATACCAGATCTCAACGCAGACGTGTCGTCCTTCGACGTCGAGTTCACTGACGTGTTCCAACTCCTAAACTCCCTGGCCCACCGCCGCACAAGGCCCCAACAGACGCGCAAGAGCAACACGTTATACAGTTGTGAGGGCCGCATCATCGCCATAGAATACCACCCCTCGGACATCTGTTTCCACATCACAGATGGCCGGGACCCTCACCGAGCCTTGCAATTACACATCACTTCCTCCAAGAACTTTGCATACTTTTTCAACGGCTCAAACACCTACTTGCAGGGTCACCACCTTGAAAAAACACACAACCAACTGGCACGATTTCTCGGCCATCCATTCAAGTTCAACATAACCTCCTCGTTCAAGTCGCTCCCTGGTACTGCCATGGCACTGCAGATCTGGTATCCGATCGAATGCACGTTTCGGGAATTGCAGCAGCAACTGGCCCACCTGATGGCGGCCGCGACTTCCAATTCAGGGAGTCTTGTTTACGGGATTACCGCTACCGCTAATCCTCCGCAACTTCTTGCCGCACTAGATGGCGTCACCGTCAAAAGAGAGGAGGacaatgacgatgacgcCGAGGCAGTTCCCGCCTCGTGA
- the DTD1 gene encoding D-tyrosyl-tRNA(Tyr) deacylase (similar to Saccharomyces cerevisiae DTD1 (YDL219W); ancestral locus Anc_2.59), whose amino-acid sequence MKIVLQKVSQASVVVDTRVISSIQHGYMLLVGISTEDSMAEIDKLSKKVLNLRIFEDESMNMWKKNIKEANGEILSVSQFTLMARTKKGTKPDFHLAQKGHIAKELYEEFLKLLRNGLGEEKVKDGEFGAMMSCSLTNDGPVTIILDSD is encoded by the exons ATGAAGATTGTCTTGCAAAAGGTTAGCCAAGCATCTGTAGTAGTCGATACGAGGGTTATCTCGAG TATTCAACATGGCTACATGCTATTAGTAGGTATATCTACGGAGGATTCGATGGCCGAGATAGATAAACTATCTAAAAAGGTGCTCAATCTGAGAATATTCGAAGATGAATCTATGAATAtgtggaagaaaaatatcaaagaGGCCAACGGTGAAATTCTATCCGTGTCTCAGTTCACACTGATGGCAAGAACCAAGAAGGGGACCAAACCCGATTTCCATTTGGCTCAGAAGGGCCACATTGCCAAAGAACTTTAcgaagaatttttgaagctaCTGAGAAATGGTTTgggtgaagaaaaagttaaGGATGGCGAATTTGGAGCCATGATGAGTTGTTCTTTGACCAACGACGGCCCGGTTACAATCATCCTTGATAGTGACTAA
- the SKDI04G0280 gene encoding uncharacterized protein (similar to Saccharomyces cerevisiae YDL218W; ancestral locus Anc_2.61) — translation MKRVTGVFLTILRFLQFASSVLVMSLLAYAIHAYGNRGNKKTNFTLATGVISVFYLIALGILCLALPTLIYIGMYFCAELIMCMLWLAAFVVLAKAQGERSCGNTNAQGLYYNPYSGEYTADRHRRACNASQAAIAFSGLCFVLFLTSVILLGVNVLTPIRRRYKTQGMWKSGASMGTKLHRWSGLALSEPFEETAPYDNTNVRTGDVEAGAGDNTAYTSEPNADARYTTNDPNAQYQTSTTNTRYTTTTADPNARYATNDRNAGSANVANTAADQHTYSTDESGDRSYQEKLAEGAASGAMSGSTADPNRNINPMP, via the coding sequence ATGAAACGAGTCACCGGAGTTTTTTTAACAATCTTAAGATTTTTGCAGTTTGCATCATCTGTTTTGGTGATGTCACTTTTGGCGTATGCCATCCATGCTTATGGCAATAGAGGTAACAAGAAAACCAACTTTACGTTAGCAACAGGTGTTATTAGTGTTTTTTATCTGATTGCCTTAGGTATTTTATGCTTGGCTCTTCCTACGTTGATCTACATAGGAATGTATTTCTGTGCCGAGTTGATTATGTGCATGCTATGGTTAGCAGCCTTCGTCGTTCTTGCAAAAGCTCAAGGTGAACGTAGCTGTGGGAACACAAATGCACAGGGTTTATATTACAATCCATATAGTGGTGAATACACTGCCGACAGGCATAGAAGAGCTTGTAATGCTTCTCAGGCTGCAATTGCCTTTTCCGGCCTCTGCTTTGTCTTATTTTTGACTAGTGTGATATTACTGGGAGTTAATGTTTTGACACCAATCAGGAGACGTTATAAAACTCAAGGAATGTGGAAAAGTGGTGCCTCCATGGGGACGAAGCTTCATAGGTGGAGTGGGTTGGCTTTGAGCGAACCATTTGAGGAAACAGCACCCTACGATAATACTAATGTTAGGACTGGAGATGTTGAAGCGGGTGCAGGTGATAATACCGCTTATACTTCTGAGCCGAACGCTGATGCGCGCTATACTACTAACGATCCTAATGCCCAGTATCAGACTAGTACTACTAACACGCGCTACACCACAACCACCGCCGATCCCAACGCACGCTACGCTACTAATGATCGTAACGCGGGTTCTGCAAATGTCGCTAACACTGCGGCGGACCAACATACTTATTCTACGGATGAATCAGGTGATCGGTCCTATCAGGAAAAGCTTGCAGAAGGAGCCGCTTCTGGTGCAATGAGTGGCAGTACTGCAGACCCAAACAGGAACATTAATCCTATGCCATGA
- the TIM22 gene encoding translocation channel protein TIM22 (similar to Saccharomyces cerevisiae TIM22 (YDL217C); ancestral locus Anc_2.65), translating into MVYTGFGLEQISPSQKKPYNELTPEEQGERGAEMIMNFMTSCPGKSVVSGVTGFALGGVLGLFMASMAYDTPLHTPTPANTATAATAAAGNVGVGGISRTVQQISDLPFRQQMKLQFTDMGKKSYSSAKNFGYIGMIYAGVECVIESLRAKNDIYNGVTAGFFTGAGLAYKAGPQAALMGGAGFAAFSAAIDLYMKSEDGRPPRNDFKE; encoded by the coding sequence ATGGTGTACACAGGATTCGGTCTGGAACAGATAAGCCCATCCCAGAAAAAGCCTTACAATGAGTTAACTCCAGAGGAGCAGGGAGAGCGAGGGGCAGAAATGATCATGAACTTCATGACTTCTTGTCCAGGAAAATCAGTGGTGAGTGGAGTAACTGGGTTTGCACTGGGTGGTGTGTTAGGTCTGTTTATGGCGTCAATGGCTTATGATACACCACTTCATACCCCTACACCAGCTAATACTGCCACAGCTGCCACGGCTGCCGCAGGAAATGTGGGTGTGGGCGGGATATCAAGAACTGTTCAACAAATATCCGACTTGCCGTTTCGGCAGCAAATGAAACTTCAGTTTACCGATATGGGTAAAAAATCTTATTCCAgtgcaaaaaattttggttaCATTGGGATGATCTATGCCGGCGTTGAATGTGTCATAGAATCGCTCAGAGCCAAAAACGATATATATAACGGAGTGACGGCAGGTTTCTTTACCGGTGCCGGTTTGGCATACAAGGCTGGACCACAAGCTGCTTTAATGGGTGGTGCTGGGTTTGCTGCCTTTTCAGCTGCGATTGATTTGTATATGAAAAGTGAAGATGGAAGGCCACCTCGTAATGATTTTAAGGAATGA